A stretch of DNA from Piliocolobus tephrosceles isolate RC106 chromosome 21, ASM277652v3, whole genome shotgun sequence:
GGCACACTTGAGGAACGCCTCTTCCACGTTCTCACCTGTGAGAGCGCTGGTCTCCAGAAACATCAGCTCTGCAGGGGCACACACTCTGAGGTCAGGGCCCCAGTCAGTCCCCACCCTCCACTGAGCTCTCAACTGCTGACTCTCATCCTGTTCCTCCAATGTTCCATCTCTGCTTACCCTCACCTCAGGCCTCTGTGCATGCCATTTCCCTGCCACTGATGTCCGCTTCCCCATATGCCCACCCAGCTCTTCCTTCAGAGCTCAGCTCACAcagctcctcctccaggaagtcctccctGACTTCCTAGGCTGGGTTAGGTGCCTACTTAGGGCTCCCACAGCTTCTTGTGGCCCCCTATCCTGGCCCTGACCCCTCTGTTTGTGCCTCCTCATCCTGGCCCCAACCCTCTGCCTGGGTCCCCATTGTACCCCCCAGACCCTTCTGCCTGGGCCTGCCCCATTCCACCCCGACCCCTCTGCCCATGCTCCCCCATCCCATGCAACCACTCTGCCTGTGCCCCCCAAACCTGGCCTTGACCCCTCTACCTGGGCTCCCCATCCCACCCCAACCCTCTGCTCATGCTCCCCATTCCATGTAACTCCTCTCCCTGTGCCCCCTCATCCCACCTGACCCCTGTACCTGTGCCTGCCCTATCCCAGCCCTGACCCCTCTGCCTGTGTTCTCCATCCCACCCCAATCCCTCTGCCTGCTCCCCTAGTCCTGGCCCTGACCCCTCTGGGGCTCTCCCCTGCTGGCTCTCACCCCTCTCTCCCGGTGCTTCGCCATCAAGCCCTGACCTTTCTGGGCTGTCACTGGCAAGTGGGTCTGTCCTTCCACCCCCAGCCACTGAACTGTGAGCTCCATCCAGGTTGGGCCTAGGGCTGTCTCCAACACTGTGTCCCTAGCACCATCTAGGACAGGCACAGACCAACCAGAGTCTACCCATCAGCCTCGTGACAAGGTCCCACAGTCAGAAAATCAGAGCTGGATTCACACCCACACCTCTCTGATGGCAAAACCTCCTTTAAAACCTGGAGGTTGCAAACCAGGGGAACATAAGCAGATCTCAAGCCACCAGATGTGGGTGGTTTGGCCAACACAATGTTTTCAAATGAGTTTATACTTGcaaaccttttttctttgtttttttctttgagacaaagtatctctctgtcccctaggctggagtgcagtggtgcgatcatagatcactgcagcctcgaacttctgggctcaagtgattctcttgcctcaacctcctgagtagcctggaccacaggcatataccaccacacccagctattttttttttctttttttgtagaggtggggtctccctctgttacacaggctggtctcaaactcctgacctcaagtgatcctcctaccttggcctcccaaaatgctgggattataggtgtgagccattgtggtTGGCCCTTGCAAGCCTTTTGGTGTGGGTTGTCAGTATGCTGCACTCCCCTTAACGCTAGTGCCTGTTACTCTAGAATCTACCCCATCCCATCTCCTATATTCAAAAATGTGCcttttgccgggtgtggtggctcacacctgtaatcccagcactttgagaggctgaggcgggcggatcacaaggtcaggagttcaagatcagcctggccaatatagtgaaaccccgtctctactaaaaatacaaaaatgtgtggtggcatgtgcctgtagtcccagctactcgggaggctgaggcagaagaatcactttaacccaggaggtaaaagttgcagtgagctgagattgcgccactgtactccagcctgggtaacagagcaagactccgtctcaaaaaaaaaaaaaaaaaaaagaaaacgaaaaactGCCTTTCACCTAGGGCCATCTGGGGTTGCAATCTCTACATTAAATCAATACCCAGGAAGGTGCGGtaggaggaaaaaatagataaaataaaatataataaaacatggccgggcgcggtggctcaagcctgtaatcctagcactttgggaggccgagacgggcggatcacgaggtctggagatcgagaccatcctggctaatacggtgaaaccccgtctctactaaagaatacaaaaaactagccgggcgacgaggcgggcgcctgtagtcccagctactcgggaggctgaggcaggagaatggcgggaacccgggaggcggagcttgcagtgagctgagatctggccactgcactccagcctgggcgacagagccagactccgtctcaaaaaaaaaaatatatatatatatatataataaaacaattaattaaaCCAATACCCCTGTGCTGCCTCCCCACTGTAGACGAAACCTTAGCAGCCAACATTAATCTAGCACCTGCTCTGTGGCAGGTGCTGAGGACTTTCCACAGACAATCTCCCTTAATCGTCACAGCACACTGTGAGGCAGAAACACTGTGATCCCACTttccagatgaggacactgagaacCAGTGTAATCACACAGCTCACTGGAGGCAACACttaggctttttgtttgtttgcttgtttttttggagacagggtcttgctctgtctcccagactagagtacaatgtcgtgatcacggctcactgaagtcttaaaaactctcaggctcaggtgatcctcctgcctcagcctccactgtagctgggactacaggtctaagccaccacacccacctaatttttaaaattttttgtagagataggatctcactatgttgtccaggctggtctcaaactcctgggctcaagcaatcctcccactttggcctcccaaactgctgggattacaggtgtgagccaccacatccagccaacaCTCAATTTTGAACCCAGACCTCTGAACCTCCACGTTCCCCTGCTGGGCACAGCCACTCAGAGCCAGTAAACCCATGGTCCCTGTGGACtgtccacccccaccaccacctggTCCACGACACAGCCCTCACCATTCTCCTGGGCAAAGCGGGAGGCCTCCAGGAAAGTGACCTCCCGCTCAGGGTCCAGGTCCTTCTTGTTGCCACAGAGGATGACCACGATGTTGGGGCTGGCCAGGGTGCGGGCATCCGTCAGCCAGGCAGCCAGTGAGTTGTACGTCTCCCGGCtgtggagaagggagaggggagggaggcagtgCAGAGAGGAGCCCCCCCATGCCCTGCCCCACCTACCCCGGGCACCCACCTGGTGATGTCGTACACCAGCAGGGCTCCAGCCGCCCCTCGGTAATAACTCCGTGTCACCGACCTGTGGGGCCAGGGGGACCCAGTCACCCCCAAGGCTGGGATCTGCCCTGAGAATGCCCCCCTCTGCAGAGAGAGACTGGTGGTTCGGAGGCCCCCCTTCACTGCTGGCCCATCCCCCAAAACCTGGCCTTGGTCGAGTCGCCATGCAATTCCTCTCTGTTTTTGCATCCTTGCAGtccctctctctttgcctctctcAGCTTCTATCTCACTTAGCTGGCCAGCTGCCTCTGTCTGTAAGTCTCCCTGTCTTTGtctctccctgtgtccctgtctTTCCAttggtctctttttctctctgtgtctcttacatgtgtgtcttttttttatttttattttttatttttttgatggtcttgctctgtagcccaggttggagtgcagtggcacgatcttggctcactgcatcctcgaactcctgggctcagtctcCCAGGggagggatcctcccacctcagcctctggagtatctgggactacacgtgtgcaccaccacacctggctaatttcttaatattttttgtaaagatggggcttcgctaggttgcccaggctggtctctaactcctgggctcaagtgattctcctgccttaacctatgtgcctttttttttttagtaagagtctcactctgtttcccaggctgcagtgcgccatgatctcggctcactgcaaccactgcaaCCGCCACTTCCtcagttcaggcaattctcccacctcagcctcttgagtagccaggattacggatgcatgccaccacatcggctaatttttgtatttttcctagagatagggttttaccatgttggccagtctgatctcaaactcttcaagtgatccgcccacctcggcctcccaaagtgctgggattacaggcgtgagccactgtgcccagccctacgtgtcttttattgattgattgattgattgattgagatggagttttgctctttcacccaggctgaagtgcaatggcatgatctcggctcactgcaacctctgccccccggatgcaagtgattctcctgcctcagcctcccaagtagctgggattacaagcatgcactgcCACgtctagttaatttttgtatttttagtagagatggggtttcgccatgctggccagtgtgatattgaactcctgacctcaagtgatccacccgcctaggcctcccaaagtgcagggattataggtgtgagccgccgtggcTGGCCCTATTGAATTTCCTATTTCTccctgtcttttttgtttgtttgtttcatctctCTGGCTCTCCCATGCTTACTTTTGCCTTCCCATGCATTTGTGCATTCGTTCATTCAACATTTTCTGAGCAAATCTCCCCTTGCCTGGCCCTGCCCAAGCGCTATGCAACATCTGCTTATCATCGTCCTGCTGTGTCAGGTGGAGGCTCCTTCCCAGTGTAGCCAACTCTGCATTCTCAGTCTCACCAGTCTGGGTCCTTCTGGAACTCATGCAATCATTCCACAAGCATGTACTAAGCACTCACCGTAAACCTAGCCCATGCCACACACCTGTCTATCCTTCagcccctctctctgcctctgggcTCTGTGCACCTCAGGCAGTGAATCCATACACAAGTATTAACTCACCAGCTACTAAGTGCTGCCACAGATCACACTTTTCCATGGACTGAATTCCCTCTatttctctccctgctctctgtctctgtttctcagaCTCGCCTAAGGTTTCTATGTGTCGATCAACTTTTCTGCAGTCATTTCCTGAAGACCTACCACGTGTTGAGCCCTATGcatttccctcttcctctcccacaACACGtccatttctccatttctcttttggaaagatgggatttcacaatgttgcccaggctggtctcaaactcctggactcaagcggttctcctgccttggcctgtgTGCCTTCAGTTCCCTATTTCTCgctgtctctctttctgttccATCTCTGTGGCTCTCATGCTCACCCTTGCCTTTCCATAAAtcaatgcattcattcattcaatgtcCAACTACACCTGTCCGACTTgccctgtctccctctctgcctctgacctctgtttctctgtgtctCCTCACCtcctttatgtatgtatgtatgtatgtatgtatgtatgtatttatttatttatttatttatttatttatttatttttgagacagagtctcgctctgtcacgccaGCTGGGGAGAactggtgcgatcttgactcactgcgacctgtgcctcccaggttcaagcaattctcctgcctcagcctcccgagtaactggcatCCACCAGCACAGCCtagctaaaatttttttgtatttttagtagagacagggtttcaccatggtggcaggctggtctcgaagtcctgacctcaagtgatccgctcgcctcagcctcctgaagtgctgggattataggtgtgagccactgtgccaggcctcctTATCTCTCTTATCATTCTCTTCAACTCTCttagtctctgtctctcttgctcttttcctttctgggTGTGTGTCTCCCAagtttccccttctctttctgtttcagtGTCTCTCAGTCtctatccctcaccccctccccaagccacttttctctatctctttttctttctttgagatggggtctcgctatgttgcccaggctggtcttgaactcctgggctcaggcaatcttcccaccttggcctcccaaagcacggggattactggcatgagccactgcacctggcccctacCTCTTTTTCTTCCACCATCTCTTTCTCTCCAGTACTCCCTCTCTCCTTGGATATATATACCTGTTAACTACagtgtctcttctctctctctctgccttgtcTGCCCTCTCAGTGTCTCCAAGTGACTCTACacacacatctctctctctctttccttctctctctctctcctcatcaCCCTTGGGAGCCCAGCCCACCTACCGAAACCGCTCCTGGCCAGCCGTGTCCCAAATCTGTAGCTTCACAGTCTTCCCACCCACGTTGACCACCCGGGATCCAAACTCCACGCCGATCGTGTGGTTGGAGTCCTGTTTGACTGGGAGTGGGAGGAACAGAAGGGGCAGTgcagggagagaggaggcagCTCAGAGGATCCCCCATCCTCCAAGGCCTTCTCAGTCTCTACAAACCCATTCTCATTGCTGGAGTGACTGAGGTCAAGGAGAACCTAGTAAAGGACATATGACAAAGCAAGGACCAAAAAGACAGGACTGGACTTGTACCTAtggccagccctgccctccccaccagcTGCCCACCAGCCCACACCATGCCCATAATAACCACAGCTCAGGGTTCCCAGGACCACTGCAGGAAACTCACACTTATTCTCAATGAACTGATGAAGGAGACATGATTTGCCAGTTCCTGCACTGCCAATCACCAGGAATTTGAAGAGGAAGTCTGACCAGATGGAGCCAAAATCAGGGATACCCACAGGGAGAGAAAGATACAGGGAAAAAGATGGATTCCAATCCAATCTGTCTCTCAACCATCACAGttagagggagagaaacagacaTAGGCAGAAACAAACCAATAGGTAACAGTAACAGATAACTCTTATGTAGTACTTGCCATGTGCCAGGtacattctatatatttttttcaacttttattttaggttcaggggataCAAGCGCagggtttttttgtccttgtttttgttttttcgagacagagtttcactctttgtagcccaggctggggtgcaatggcgcgatcttggctcaccgcaacctccacctcccaggttcaagcaattctcctgcctcagcctcctgagcagctgggactacaggcatgtgccaccatgctcagctaattttgtactgttagtagagacggggtttctcaatgttggtcaggctggtctcaaactcccgacctcaggtgatccgcccaccttggcctcccaaagtgctgggattacaggcatgagccaccatgcccagcccacatgtgcaggtttgttacataggtcaaTTGTGTGTTGTTGTGGGCCAGGAACAGCTCTAAAGGTCTTTACTCACATCAACAGCTCACATCATCCTCAGGAAAACTCTATGAGGGAGGTAGCCTaaaaattattcccattttccagatgaggaaacagaccaGAGAGGTTAACTGACTTGCcccaagtgacagagctgggcaGAAGTGAGATTCAAACCTAGACCAAGGGCTCCAGAGTCCCAGATCTTAGCTATTTCATCGCTAAAGTCTCTTGAAAGCTATTTAAACAAGGACTACCATCTAGCCCTTGTTCCTCTTCACCTCCTACCACCCTCTGACTCATTCACTCCACTATAGCTCCTGACCTTCAGTCTATTCCCTGAAAACGACAAGCTGGTTCTcacctcagggtctttgcactcTTCTCTTCTGTATTTGTTGAACGAATGCGGCTCCCTCTGACTCCTAAACCTGCGCTTCCTCCGCCTCCAATCACCACCTCCTGTGGTGCATCCCTACTGATTTTCCACTTCCCgacctctccttccctccctctgcccagaCCCTGGCTCCATTCTCATGCATAAGCCCCACCCCTTGCCACTAAGTCCTGCCCCTAACTCAAGGACAGCCCATACCCAAACCCATTCCAGAGCTCTCTCCAGCCAGAGCAGCCCCACGGTCCCGAGCTTCCATCCAGTGTTCCCTCTAGCCCATAAGCCGGACTCCTGCCATTCACGCAGTCAGCCCCGCCCCTTCACTCAGGCTCCGCCCAGATCTATTAAGGCCCACCTCTTCCCTCAAGGCCTCCCTGAACCCCTAAGGACCAGCTCCCTCAAATCCCGCCCCAGATCTATTTAACCCACGCACCAGACCCTCAGGCTCCACCTAAATCGATTAAGCTCAGCCTCAGACCCACTAAACCCCTCCCAGCATCCACTTAGGCCCTGCCTCCATAACACCAGACCCCGCCCCCTGATCTACAAAGCCCCGCCCATTCCCACAGGCCGCATCCTCCCTGGGCCCAGACCCAGGACCCCGGCTTCGGCCCACCACCCTCACCGTAGGTCTCGGCCATGACTCGGTCGCGGCCGCTGAGAGCCGCAATATGGCGCCGCGGCCGCGCCTGCTCCTCGGCTGGCAGCCGCTCCACTCCGGTTACAGCCCCGGCTTCTTCCTACTCCCCGGGCCCGGCACCGCCACTTCCGCCTCCGCCCCCCTCCAGCGCGACCCGCTCCAGCAGCTGGATACCAGACCACGATTTCCGAAGGGCGGGATTGGCGGACTCCCGGGTAGGGGGCGGGACAAAAGGCGCGGATTGGTGGCGTGAGAAGCCCAAAGGGGTGGGGCCGAGGCCAGCGATTGGCCGAGCAAGTGGGAAGGGACGTGCACAGATGCTTTGCCGAGCCGAGGAACGGATTTAGTCTGAAGTCCGGGGGCAGAGTCGAGTCTCCGGATTGGTTTGGAGCGGACTTGGGGAAGGGGATACGAATGCAAAGAAGGGGGCACGGGCAGGATTGACAGAAAGAGACTGGAAGAGGAGCTGATCTTGAGCTGGCGGGAGCGATTACTGGTCTCAAAGGCAAAAAGGAGGAAAACTCAGAAGATAGGCGCAGGTTACTTCCCGCCTCCCTTTGCAGATAATCTTCCAAGAAAACCTTTGCTGTGCAATTTATATCCTCCGCGTAGTCCGATTGGCTCCCTCC
This window harbors:
- the RAB4B gene encoding ras-related protein Rab-4B, which encodes MAETYDFLFKFLVIGSAGTGKSCLLHQFIENKFKQDSNHTIGVEFGSRVVNVGGKTVKLQIWDTAGQERFRSVTRSYYRGAAGALLVYDITSRETYNSLAAWLTDARTLASPNIVVILCGNKKDLDPEREVTFLEASRFAQENELMFLETSALTGENVEEAFLKCARTILNKIDSGELDPERMGSGIQYGDASLRQLRQPRSAQAVAPQPCGC